One window of Proteiniborus ethanoligenes genomic DNA carries:
- a CDS encoding methyl-accepting chemotaxis protein has translation MRRENKANTYTISGLLLYSILPIILYVIISSFWEIQLKTIVGLYFIYMTLFSLLVYNLFIKKEKINNKIFNIFSQIASGDLSINTEIDTGTKENINKSIEVIKKLKEKYVEGNFNLAELEVASYNIIKTYRGITRIFVTDETGQQIYNSSVKGNKKGKLIFNGNREYFINAKETGKIQISNYIYSNRENKLSIIVAIPYKNGDVFKGIIAATLDLQLISIAKEKNKNIVLGTIFVLRELIKQVGKSIDNLSNEVKRIAILNQGINNRNKNIVKEIDCVTTRIVDSNYKLQEGSQNTNSISKDLNDIVLIVEEIEKKTNKSAEVMVSSRTYMEDLIGSMEITKETSLKANKVVDTLSTKTKEIDNIVTMVRDIAGQTNLLALNASIEAAKAGASGLGFAVVADEIKKLAQSSDKEVKEIESALLTINQYLDDVKKQMKEVHNTINSQEIKSRENQKVLSEAINISEETRNDVNNIVNRIRNIDGKVYSINEVMTNITLGFQETTSSFQEVSVDIQNQFDSIENTGEIIMEIEEMTNSIKKDISKFKY, from the coding sequence GTGCGAAGAGAAAATAAAGCCAATACCTATACTATTTCTGGTTTATTGCTATATAGTATACTGCCTATAATATTGTATGTAATAATATCTAGCTTCTGGGAGATTCAGCTTAAGACTATTGTTGGATTATATTTTATCTATATGACATTGTTTTCCCTTTTAGTTTATAACTTGTTTATAAAAAAAGAAAAAATAAACAATAAGATTTTCAATATTTTTTCTCAAATAGCTAGTGGAGATTTGAGTATTAACACTGAAATTGATACAGGTACAAAAGAAAATATAAATAAATCTATTGAAGTAATTAAAAAACTAAAAGAAAAATATGTTGAAGGTAATTTTAACCTAGCTGAACTTGAAGTAGCAAGTTACAATATAATTAAAACATATAGAGGAATTACTAGAATATTTGTAACTGATGAGACGGGGCAACAGATATACAATTCGTCAGTCAAAGGGAACAAAAAAGGAAAATTGATTTTCAATGGGAATAGAGAATATTTTATTAACGCTAAAGAAACAGGTAAAATACAAATATCAAACTATATTTATTCAAATAGAGAAAACAAATTATCAATAATAGTTGCCATTCCTTATAAAAATGGAGATGTTTTTAAAGGCATTATAGCTGCTACTCTAGATCTACAGCTAATAAGTATTGCAAAAGAAAAAAATAAAAATATTGTCTTGGGCACGATATTTGTATTGAGGGAATTAATAAAGCAAGTAGGAAAATCTATTGATAATTTATCAAATGAGGTAAAAAGAATTGCTATATTAAATCAAGGGATAAACAATAGGAATAAAAATATTGTAAAAGAAATAGATTGTGTTACGACTAGAATAGTAGACAGCAATTATAAATTACAAGAAGGAAGTCAAAATACTAACAGTATATCTAAAGATTTAAACGATATTGTACTTATTGTAGAAGAAATCGAGAAAAAGACAAATAAGTCGGCTGAAGTAATGGTATCAAGCAGAACTTACATGGAAGATTTAATTGGAAGCATGGAGATAACAAAAGAGACTTCGCTAAAAGCTAATAAAGTAGTAGATACATTGTCTACCAAAACAAAGGAAATTGACAATATAGTAACAATGGTAAGAGACATAGCAGGACAAACAAATTTACTAGCATTAAACGCTTCCATAGAAGCAGCTAAAGCAGGAGCAAGTGGATTAGGATTTGCTGTAGTAGCTGATGAAATCAAAAAATTAGCTCAAAGTTCTGATAAAGAGGTTAAAGAAATAGAATCAGCTTTATTGACAATAAACCAGTATTTAGATGATGTAAAAAAACAGATGAAAGAAGTACATAATACTATAAATTCACAAGAAATAAAATCTAGAGAAAATCAAAAAGTACTCTCAGAAGCAATAAATATATCTGAAGAAACTAGAAATGATGTAAACAATATAGTTAACAGAATAAGAAACATAGATGGGAAAGTGTATTCAATTAATGAGGTTATGACAAATATTACTTTAGGTTTCCAAGAAACCACTTCATCTTTTCAGGAAGTTTCAGTAGACATACAAAATCAGTTTGACAGTATTGAAAATACTGGGGAAATAATTATGGAAATAGAGGAAATGACAAATAGTATAAAAAAAGACATAAGCAAATTTAAATACTAA
- a CDS encoding GntR family transcriptional regulator, giving the protein MSIRLEPVRSNDLRPIREIVYEELRKAIFDGRIKKGEHLVESIIGEKMEVSRTPVREALRQLEAEGLVSNVPRRGAIVQGITKEDAVEIYDLREVLEGLVVRLSCKNITDEDIIKLKDILKKMEETISKKDDESYLNIHGDFNNIIFNRANSKRLQSMMTNIYDYLASLRSISLQKEDRRISALEEHRQIVYALEKRDEEAVEKLAREHVRKAKEAFLKNLI; this is encoded by the coding sequence ATGAGCATAAGGTTAGAACCAGTTAGATCAAATGATTTAAGACCTATAAGAGAAATAGTATATGAAGAATTAAGAAAAGCTATCTTTGATGGTAGAATTAAAAAAGGAGAACATTTAGTTGAAAGTATAATTGGAGAGAAAATGGAAGTGAGTAGAACCCCTGTTAGAGAAGCCTTGCGCCAACTAGAAGCAGAAGGCTTAGTTTCTAACGTACCAAGAAGGGGAGCAATTGTACAGGGCATAACCAAAGAAGATGCTGTAGAAATCTATGACTTAAGAGAGGTGTTAGAAGGTTTAGTTGTTAGGCTTTCATGCAAAAACATAACAGATGAAGACATAATTAAACTAAAGGATATTCTGAAAAAAATGGAAGAAACTATTAGCAAAAAAGATGATGAAAGCTATTTAAACATTCATGGTGATTTTAATAATATTATATTTAATCGAGCTAATAGTAAAAGACTTCAATCCATGATGACAAATATATATGATTATTTAGCTAGCTTAAGAAGTATATCATTGCAAAAAGAAGATAGGAGAATTTCAGCCCTTGAAGAGCATAGGCAAATTGTTTATGCATTAGAAAAAAGAGACGAAGAAGCAGTAGAGAAATTAGCTAGAGAACACGTTAGAAAAGCTAAAGAAGCTTTTCTAAAAAACTTAATCTAA
- the citS gene encoding citrate/sodium symporter CitS, whose translation MSNEAINSINQEKKQIKVFGIPIFLFLVVAIIVISASYFDVIPKNLAGAFAVLLVLGAIFGEIGERIPIWNEYVGGGAILAFLGSAFLVYYGIMPEGTIESINAFMKTSSFLDLFISVLITGSILAVNREILIKAVRGYFPAIIGGIILSFVFGGLVGLIFGKSFMETIYMYALPIMGGGTGAGALPMSEMYESITGNSREAFLSFAFPILTIANIICIILAAILNKIGQKRPNLTGNGELVKVGELDVSVKDKKIDITLRDIGAGLLLATTYYVLGRLMSKVILPSIFGIEIHAFAYMVIFAAISNGFNIIPEELKQGARRLQQFFSGQFLWLMMVGVGVAYTDLGEFVGALTISNIIIATAIVIGAFLGSAIVGNLVGFYPIESGISAGLCMANRGGSGDLAVLGSAKRMELMPYAQISSRIGGGIMLVIASIVFGML comes from the coding sequence ATGAGTAACGAAGCAATCAACAGTATCAATCAAGAGAAAAAACAAATAAAGGTTTTTGGTATTCCTATTTTTCTGTTCCTAGTTGTTGCTATAATAGTTATTTCAGCTTCTTATTTTGATGTAATACCTAAAAATCTTGCTGGTGCTTTTGCTGTTCTTTTAGTACTGGGAGCTATTTTTGGCGAAATAGGAGAACGTATTCCTATATGGAATGAGTATGTTGGTGGTGGAGCTATATTAGCTTTTTTAGGTTCTGCGTTTCTAGTATACTATGGGATTATGCCAGAAGGAACTATAGAATCTATAAATGCATTTATGAAAACATCCTCGTTCTTAGATTTATTCATATCAGTACTTATTACTGGAAGTATTTTAGCTGTAAATAGAGAAATACTCATCAAAGCAGTTAGAGGTTATTTTCCAGCCATAATAGGGGGTATTATTTTATCTTTTGTTTTTGGTGGCTTAGTAGGACTAATATTTGGCAAATCTTTTATGGAAACAATCTATATGTATGCTCTTCCTATAATGGGTGGTGGTACAGGAGCAGGTGCTTTGCCTATGTCAGAAATGTATGAGTCTATAACAGGGAACTCTAGGGAAGCATTTTTATCATTTGCTTTTCCTATATTGACTATCGCTAACATTATATGTATAATACTGGCTGCAATTCTAAACAAAATAGGTCAAAAAAGACCAAACCTAACAGGAAATGGTGAATTAGTAAAAGTAGGAGAACTTGATGTTAGTGTTAAAGATAAAAAAATAGATATTACATTAAGAGATATCGGGGCAGGATTACTGCTGGCTACTACTTATTATGTGTTAGGAAGACTAATGTCAAAGGTCATACTGCCAAGCATCTTTGGTATAGAGATCCATGCATTTGCATACATGGTTATATTTGCTGCAATCAGTAATGGATTCAATATTATTCCTGAGGAACTTAAGCAAGGGGCACGTAGACTACAACAATTTTTCTCGGGCCAGTTTTTATGGTTAATGATGGTTGGTGTTGGTGTAGCATATACTGATTTAGGTGAATTTGTAGGTGCACTAACTATTAGCAATATTATTATAGCTACTGCAATTGTAATAGGAGCTTTCTTAGGTTCAGCTATAGTAGGCAATTTAGTAGGTTTTTATCCTATAGAATCAGGTATTTCAGCAGGACTTTGTATGGCTAATAGAGGTGGATCTGGTGATTTAGCGGTTTTAGGTTCTGCTAAAAGAATGGAGCTAATGCCATATGCCCAAATTTCATCAAGAATTGGTGGTGGAATTATGTTAGTTATAGCAAGCATTGTATTTGGCATGCTATAA
- the citD gene encoding citrate lyase acyl carrier protein has protein sequence MDEIKIGQAGSLESNDLIVTVDLNYEEGLHIEIDSVVKEKFGKKIEKVTRETLDELNINNGHIKLVDKGALDFTIRARLKTAIKRAEGR, from the coding sequence ATGGATGAAATCAAAATAGGCCAAGCAGGTAGTTTAGAATCAAATGATTTAATAGTTACGGTAGATTTAAATTACGAAGAAGGCTTACACATAGAAATTGATAGCGTGGTCAAGGAAAAGTTCGGGAAGAAAATAGAGAAAGTTACAAGAGAAACTTTAGATGAATTAAATATTAATAATGGTCATATAAAATTAGTTGACAAAGGCGCATTAGATTTTACTATAAGAGCGAGATTGAAAACTGCAATAAAAAGGGCAGAAGGGAGGTAA
- a CDS encoding aldolase/citrate lyase family protein yields MKRLRRTMMFVPASNPNMMVNAPVFKPDCIIFDLEDAISLREKDSARDLVAEALKSIDYSDCEVFVRTNPLYTPFGEEDVRVLVAAGLRNVRLPMTETAEDIINLDELLTEIEKELGLENGIVKILGAIETAKGVINAEKIATASTRMLGISFGAEDFTRTIGAERSKSGEELFVARSKIVLAAAAAGIDAIDTVFSDINDDEGFRKETEMAKKLGFAGKSIIHPRQIKIVHQVFTPSKIDVDNALRVIQAIEEAEQKGLGVISLDGKMVDAPVVARAERIVRLAKGAGII; encoded by the coding sequence ATGAAAAGACTAAGAAGAACTATGATGTTCGTGCCAGCTAGCAATCCAAATATGATGGTAAATGCGCCAGTTTTTAAGCCGGATTGTATTATTTTTGATTTAGAGGATGCAATTTCATTGAGAGAAAAAGACAGTGCTAGAGACTTAGTTGCTGAAGCGTTGAAATCAATTGATTATTCTGATTGCGAAGTATTCGTCAGAACAAATCCATTATATACACCTTTTGGTGAAGAGGATGTTAGGGTATTAGTAGCTGCAGGATTGAGAAATGTAAGATTGCCTATGACCGAAACAGCAGAAGATATAATAAACTTAGACGAATTATTAACAGAAATAGAAAAGGAATTAGGATTAGAAAATGGAATAGTAAAAATATTAGGTGCCATTGAAACTGCAAAGGGAGTAATAAATGCGGAGAAAATTGCAACTGCTAGTACTAGAATGCTAGGAATTTCTTTCGGTGCTGAAGACTTTACAAGAACCATAGGGGCGGAGCGCAGTAAAAGTGGAGAAGAACTATTTGTAGCTAGATCTAAAATAGTATTAGCAGCAGCAGCGGCAGGAATAGACGCTATTGACACTGTATTTTCAGATATAAATGATGATGAAGGATTTAGAAAAGAGACTGAAATGGCAAAAAAACTTGGATTTGCAGGAAAATCTATTATTCACCCAAGACAAATTAAGATAGTGCATCAGGTATTTACTCCATCAAAAATTGATGTAGATAATGCACTTAGAGTAATTCAAGCAATAGAAGAAGCTGAACAAAAAGGTTTAGGAGTAATATCCTTAGATGGTAAAATGGTAGATGCTCCAGTTGTAGCAAGAGCTGAGAGAATAGTAAGATTAGCTAAGGGAGCAGGAATAATATAG
- the citF gene encoding citrate lyase subunit alpha yields MVVNSVGRKIPKYIEGIGELKAFQGAFAYKPVGEKASLKISKVTPKDNKVVDNIRKSLELCEIKDGMTISFHHHFRNGDYLVNMVVDEIASMGIKDITIAASSLQSIHSPLIEHIKNGVITGIQTSGIRGKLGEAISKDKILKNPVIIRSHGGRPRAIEAGETKIDIAFIAAPAADKYGNVNGVEGPTACGSMGYAMVDAEYANKVVVVTDYMVEYPACPISIPQTLVDYVVLIDKIGDPKGIVSGATRITRDPLELFIAERASEAIIVSGLVKNGFSFQAGTGGASLAVAHFLREYMRKEDIKGSFAAGGTTGYLVEMLEEGLFKSLLDVQCFDLKAVESIRKNPNHIEMSASFYANPHNKGCVANQLDIMILSATEIDVDFNVNVITGSNGVIMGASGGHCDTAAGSKLAIVVAPLLRGRLPIVMDEVTTIVTPGETIDAVVTERGIAVNPRRKDLYDLFKEAKLNVVDIHELKHIAEGLTGKPEKLETTDEIVGLVEYRDGTIIDTIRRVK; encoded by the coding sequence ATGGTAGTAAACTCAGTAGGTAGGAAAATACCTAAATATATAGAGGGAATAGGGGAATTAAAAGCTTTTCAAGGAGCTTTTGCCTACAAGCCAGTAGGAGAAAAAGCATCGTTAAAAATATCAAAAGTTACTCCTAAAGATAATAAAGTAGTAGATAATATAAGAAAGAGTTTAGAATTATGTGAGATTAAAGATGGAATGACAATATCTTTTCATCATCACTTTAGAAATGGTGATTATTTAGTTAATATGGTAGTTGATGAAATTGCTTCTATGGGAATTAAGGATATAACCATTGCCGCAAGTTCTTTACAGTCTATTCATAGTCCGCTAATTGAGCATATAAAAAATGGTGTAATAACAGGAATTCAAACCAGTGGGATTAGAGGAAAACTAGGGGAAGCCATAAGTAAAGATAAGATACTTAAAAATCCTGTAATCATTCGTTCTCATGGTGGTCGACCAAGGGCTATTGAAGCAGGAGAAACAAAAATAGATATTGCTTTTATAGCAGCTCCTGCAGCAGATAAGTATGGAAATGTTAATGGTGTAGAGGGGCCTACAGCTTGTGGCTCTATGGGCTATGCAATGGTAGATGCTGAATATGCAAATAAGGTAGTAGTAGTTACTGATTATATGGTTGAATATCCTGCTTGTCCAATAAGCATACCACAGACTTTAGTAGATTATGTTGTTCTTATAGATAAAATTGGAGATCCAAAAGGAATAGTGTCTGGTGCTACTAGAATAACTAGGGATCCTCTTGAGTTATTTATAGCTGAAAGAGCTTCTGAAGCTATAATTGTATCAGGTCTAGTAAAAAATGGTTTTTCTTTTCAAGCAGGCACTGGTGGCGCTTCCTTAGCAGTTGCACATTTTTTAAGAGAATACATGAGAAAAGAAGATATTAAAGGAAGTTTTGCAGCAGGTGGAACTACAGGATATTTAGTAGAAATGCTAGAGGAAGGCTTATTTAAATCTTTGCTAGATGTACAGTGCTTTGATTTAAAAGCTGTAGAATCTATTAGAAAAAATCCTAATCATATTGAAATGTCTGCATCCTTTTACGCTAATCCACATAATAAAGGCTGTGTTGCTAATCAGCTAGATATTATGATACTAAGTGCTACAGAAATAGACGTTGACTTCAATGTAAATGTAATCACAGGTTCTAATGGAGTTATTATGGGAGCATCAGGTGGACATTGTGATACAGCAGCAGGCTCAAAGTTAGCCATAGTAGTAGCACCACTTTTAAGAGGAAGACTCCCTATTGTTATGGATGAGGTTACTACAATTGTTACTCCTGGAGAAACTATAGATGCGGTAGTGACTGAAAGAGGTATAGCAGTAAATCCTAGAAGAAAAGATTTATATGATTTATTTAAGGAAGCTAAATTAAATGTAGTGGATATTCATGAGTTAAAACATATTGCAGAGGGCTTAACAGGTAAACCTGAGAAGCTTGAAACAACAGATGAAATCGTAGGCCTAGTAGAATATAGAGATGGAACTATTATTGATACTATTAGGAGAGTAAAATGA
- the citX gene encoding citrate lyase holo-[acyl-carrier protein] synthase, which produces MIQEDLLQKVLEAKEERAAYQEKLITKYKLPLISLTLNLPGGYFQYSKWQDVMAKALEAIEAAFTNNIVYSENRLGKWGPEGFWIIDLSNISIKKKVISIEDGYFLGRLFDIDVIDLCGKPISRRDFNMEPRKCIVCENNALNCYINKKHTLEELKSKINEIIEEGLRIGVEQ; this is translated from the coding sequence ATGATACAAGAAGACTTACTACAGAAGGTATTAGAAGCCAAGGAAGAAAGGGCAGCTTATCAAGAAAAGCTTATTACTAAATATAAGCTGCCTTTAATTTCTCTAACCTTAAATTTGCCAGGTGGATATTTTCAATACTCAAAATGGCAGGATGTAATGGCAAAAGCTTTAGAAGCAATTGAAGCAGCATTTACCAATAATATTGTTTATTCCGAAAATAGACTAGGTAAATGGGGGCCAGAAGGATTTTGGATAATAGATTTATCAAATATATCTATAAAGAAAAAAGTAATTAGTATAGAAGATGGATATTTTTTAGGTAGACTTTTTGATATTGACGTAATCGATTTATGTGGAAAGCCTATATCAAGAAGAGACTTTAATATGGAACCAAGAAAATGTATTGTTTGTGAAAATAATGCCTTGAATTGCTATATAAATAAAAAACACACACTGGAAGAACTTAAATCCAAAATAAATGAAATTATTGAAGAGGGACTGAGGATAGGTGTTGAACAATAG
- a CDS encoding triphosphoribosyl-dephospho-CoA synthase: MNNSDLNICKKAIKIGQAMTGGILLEASCNPAPGLVSPFSMGAHKDMNFLSFMLSTSAISPYFSLFGQVGLNWECEAPLLELLRPIGISAEEQLIQITGGVNTQRGILFLGGIVAAVSGHIMKTEKISVNKICEKVSQVCEGIVDNELGNLNSKNKYTHGEKLFKEYGIRGIRGEVEDGLPSVKNISYPRFVKTMEQGLGLNKAMIDSLLHLIEKVEDTTVLSRLGMNGLMKAQEGAKEAINKGSVYTSEGKAYIEKLDKYFIENNISPGGCADLLAVTVAIYILEGKNIDIISILKGYGNLFYE, encoded by the coding sequence TTGAACAATAGTGACTTAAATATTTGTAAAAAAGCTATAAAAATAGGTCAAGCAATGACCGGTGGTATTTTATTAGAGGCATCATGTAACCCTGCACCTGGCCTAGTGAGTCCCTTTTCAATGGGTGCTCACAAAGATATGAATTTTCTTAGTTTTATGCTAAGCACTTCTGCCATATCTCCATATTTTTCTTTGTTTGGTCAGGTTGGACTAAACTGGGAATGTGAGGCACCTTTGCTAGAATTATTAAGACCAATAGGGATAAGTGCAGAAGAACAATTGATACAAATAACTGGTGGAGTCAATACCCAAAGAGGAATTTTGTTCTTAGGTGGAATAGTAGCAGCTGTCAGTGGGCATATAATGAAAACAGAAAAGATATCAGTAAATAAAATATGTGAAAAAGTTTCCCAAGTTTGTGAAGGAATTGTAGATAATGAATTGGGAAACCTAAATTCAAAAAACAAATATACACATGGAGAAAAATTATTTAAAGAATATGGCATTAGAGGAATTAGAGGAGAAGTAGAGGATGGACTCCCTTCTGTTAAAAACATTTCATATCCAAGATTTGTGAAAACTATGGAACAAGGGCTTGGCTTGAATAAGGCTATGATAGATAGTTTGTTACACTTAATAGAAAAAGTAGAAGATACAACAGTTTTATCAAGGTTAGGTATGAATGGACTTATGAAGGCGCAGGAAGGTGCTAAAGAAGCTATAAATAAAGGATCTGTATACACTTCAGAAGGAAAGGCTTACATCGAGAAACTAGATAAATATTTTATTGAAAATAATATTAGTCCTGGAGGCTGTGCAGATTTATTAGCAGTAACTGTAGCCATATATATTTTAGAGGGAAAAAATATAGACATTATTAGTATTTTAAAAGGGTATGGGAATTTATTTTATGAATAA
- a CDS encoding oxaloacetate decarboxylase subunit alpha, producing the protein MVKITDTTLRDAHQSLLATRMRTEEILPIVEKIDEVGYHSLEMWGGATFDSCLRFLDEDPWERLRNIRKKAKKTKLQMLLRGQNLLGYKHYADDVVEEFVKRSIANGIDIIRIFDALNDIRNLEKAIKATKKEGGHVQCAISYTISPAHNIDYYIDKAKEMENLGADSICIKDMSGILTPYVAADLVTQMKKALNVPIQLHTHYTSGIASMTYIKAIEAGVDIIDTAISPLALGTSQPPTEPIVAALKNTSYDTGISLEKLSELADYFRGLKERYLKEGLIDPKVLGVDVNTLIYQVPGGMLSNLISQLKQQNKLDKFEAVLEEVPKVREDLGYPPLVTPMSQMVGTQAVFNVITGERYKMVPNEVKDYVAGLYGQPTIPIKKDIQEKIIGNREVVTRRPADYIKPQLEVLRKEIKEYIEQDEDVLSYALFPQVAMNFFKSRWTKTYKIETTLYNEKDMTHPI; encoded by the coding sequence ATGGTAAAAATCACAGATACTACATTGAGAGATGCCCATCAATCTTTGCTAGCTACTAGAATGAGAACAGAAGAAATATTACCTATTGTAGAAAAAATAGATGAAGTAGGATATCATTCACTAGAAATGTGGGGTGGAGCTACGTTTGACTCGTGTTTAAGATTTCTTGATGAAGATCCATGGGAAAGATTACGGAATATAAGAAAAAAAGCTAAAAAAACAAAACTTCAAATGCTGTTAAGAGGTCAAAATCTACTAGGTTATAAACATTATGCTGATGATGTAGTAGAAGAGTTTGTTAAACGGTCTATAGCAAATGGAATTGATATTATTAGAATTTTTGATGCGCTAAATGATATAAGAAATTTAGAAAAGGCTATAAAGGCTACAAAAAAAGAAGGCGGTCATGTTCAATGTGCTATATCCTATACTATTAGCCCTGCTCACAATATAGACTATTATATTGATAAAGCAAAGGAAATGGAGAATCTAGGGGCAGATTCAATTTGTATTAAAGACATGTCAGGAATATTGACTCCATATGTTGCGGCAGATTTAGTGACACAAATGAAAAAAGCATTAAATGTTCCAATTCAATTACATACTCATTATACTAGTGGCATTGCATCTATGACTTATATCAAAGCTATTGAAGCAGGGGTAGATATCATAGACACAGCAATTTCTCCTTTGGCTTTAGGCACATCTCAACCACCAACTGAACCAATTGTAGCAGCATTAAAGAACACATCATATGATACTGGAATTAGCTTAGAAAAACTAAGTGAATTAGCAGATTATTTTAGAGGTTTAAAAGAAAGGTATTTAAAAGAAGGTCTAATTGATCCTAAAGTCCTAGGAGTAGATGTTAACACTTTAATTTATCAAGTACCAGGTGGCATGTTATCTAATCTTATTTCCCAATTGAAGCAGCAAAATAAACTAGATAAATTTGAAGCAGTATTAGAGGAAGTACCAAAGGTGAGAGAGGACTTAGGCTATCCGCCTCTTGTAACTCCAATGAGCCAAATGGTAGGAACTCAAGCAGTTTTTAACGTAATAACTGGAGAGAGATATAAGATGGTTCCAAATGAAGTTAAGGATTATGTTGCTGGATTATATGGACAACCAACTATACCTATAAAAAAGGATATACAAGAAAAAATTATTGGAAATAGAGAAGTAGTTACAAGGAGACCAGCTGATTACATTAAACCTCAGCTTGAAGTATTAAGAAAAGAAATAAAAGAATATATAGAGCAAGATGAAGATGTACTGTCCTATGCCTTGTTTCCACAAGTTGCCATGAACTTTTTTAAAAGCAGATGGACTAAAACCTACAAAATAGAAACTACATTATATAATGAAAAAGATATGACGCATCCTATTTAA
- a CDS encoding acyclic terpene utilization AtuA family protein, whose amino-acid sequence MDEIRILTPTGMLGYGFPIEDFKEGIRRKPHVITVDSGSTDSGPQKLGNGSLTCTYEAYYKDISILLEASYEHKVPVYISSAGGAGSNEQVDIFVDIVKKISKEKKYNFKIAVIYSDIDKDLIKNKLKQQKISPCGPVQMLTEEEIDDATTIVAQMGVEPFLKAIDEDVDIIISGRAYDPVPIAALGVKNGFDLGLCWHLGKIMECGALCAGAALKPIMGYLRRDHFIVEPMSSDLKCTEASVAAHTLYEKSHPYLLPGPGGILDVSEAVFQQYDDRSVKVTNSKFIPSKEYTIKLEGAKSVGYRATFIAGMRDPFAIKQIDSILEGVRKNVSEYFSEYLGKFDIIFHVYGKNGVMGDYEPEKNTASHELCIVVEVVANDQQIANAICSKARVTLLHYHFEGRKATGGNVGFIFTPLEIPLGEVYQFNVYHLMVIDDGTQYFPVSIMEI is encoded by the coding sequence ATGGATGAAATAAGAATTTTGACTCCTACGGGTATGCTAGGCTATGGATTTCCCATTGAAGATTTCAAAGAAGGAATAAGGAGGAAACCACATGTTATTACCGTTGATTCAGGCTCAACAGATAGCGGACCCCAAAAACTAGGGAATGGCTCCTTAACTTGTACTTATGAAGCATATTATAAGGATATAAGTATATTGTTGGAAGCATCCTATGAACATAAAGTTCCTGTTTATATTAGTTCTGCTGGTGGTGCAGGTTCTAATGAGCAAGTTGATATATTTGTTGATATAGTCAAAAAAATTAGCAAGGAAAAAAAATATAATTTTAAAATTGCGGTAATATATTCTGATATTGATAAAGATTTAATAAAAAACAAATTAAAGCAGCAAAAAATTAGTCCGTGTGGTCCAGTCCAAATGTTAACTGAAGAAGAAATCGATGATGCTACTACTATTGTTGCACAAATGGGAGTAGAGCCATTTTTAAAAGCTATAGATGAAGACGTAGATATAATTATATCAGGGAGAGCATATGACCCTGTACCAATAGCTGCTCTTGGAGTGAAAAATGGATTTGATTTAGGCTTATGTTGGCACCTAGGGAAAATTATGGAGTGTGGGGCTTTGTGTGCCGGTGCAGCATTAAAGCCGATAATGGGTTATCTCAGAAGAGACCACTTTATAGTTGAGCCTATGAGTTCTGATTTAAAATGTACAGAAGCTTCTGTAGCTGCCCATACATTATATGAAAAATCTCACCCTTACCTTTTACCAGGACCAGGAGGAATTCTAGATGTGTCAGAAGCAGTTTTCCAGCAATACGATGACCGAAGTGTGAAAGTCACCAATAGCAAGTTTATACCTTCTAAAGAATACACTATAAAATTAGAAGGTGCAAAATCAGTAGGATATAGAGCCACATTTATTGCTGGAATGAGAGATCCTTTTGCTATAAAGCAAATAGATAGTATTTTAGAAGGAGTTCGTAAGAATGTCAGTGAATATTTCAGTGAGTATCTAGGGAAGTTTGATATTATTTTTCATGTATATGGAAAAAATGGAGTCATGGGAGATTATGAACCAGAAAAAAACACAGCTTCCCATGAACTATGTATAGTAGTTGAAGTTGTTGCCAATGATCAACAGATTGCAAATGCAATCTGTTCAAAAGCTAGAGTCACTCTTTTACATTATCATTTTGAAGGCAGAAAAGCTACAGGAGGAAACGTTGGTTTTATATTTACACCTTTAGAGATACCATTAGGAGAAGTGTACCAATTTAATGTATATCACCTAATGGTAATAGACGATGGGACCCAATATTTTCCTGTTTCGATAATGGAAATTTAG